Proteins found in one Luteimonas chenhongjianii genomic segment:
- a CDS encoding transcriptional repressor, with product MATHAHPCTDPHHHVDDAAGFIGAVERACGERGLRLTPIRAYVLGLIARAGRPLKAYDLLDQVREGDGPGAAAPPTVYRALDFLLANGFIHKLQSVNAFVACHHPSTAQHSVPFLICDRCHSAVELEDEVVVGALDARARALGFVPQAQTLEVHGLCAQCADAASA from the coding sequence ATGGCCACGCACGCCCACCCCTGCACCGATCCGCATCATCACGTCGACGACGCCGCCGGTTTCATCGGCGCGGTGGAGCGTGCCTGCGGCGAACGCGGGCTGCGGCTGACGCCGATCCGGGCGTATGTGCTGGGCCTGATCGCAAGGGCGGGGCGGCCGCTGAAGGCCTACGACCTGCTGGACCAGGTGCGCGAGGGCGATGGCCCTGGCGCCGCGGCGCCGCCGACGGTCTATCGCGCGCTGGATTTCCTGCTGGCCAATGGCTTCATCCACAAGCTGCAGTCGGTCAACGCCTTCGTGGCCTGCCACCACCCGAGCACGGCCCAGCACTCGGTGCCGTTCCTGATCTGCGACCGCTGCCACAGCGCGGTCGAACTCGAGGACGAGGTGGTCGTCGGCGCGCTGGACGCGCGTGCGCGCGCGCTCGGCTTCGTTCCTCAGGCGCAGACGCTGGAAGTGCACGGCCTGTGCGCGCAATGCGCGGACGCCGCAAGCGCCTGA
- the gltX gene encoding glutamate--tRNA ligase: MSCRTRFAPSPTGYLHIGGARTALYCWLEARRRGGQFVLRIEDTDAARSTQAAIDAILEAMGWLGLDYDEGPIYQTHRLDRYAEVAEQLVAAGKAYYAYESKAELDEMREAAMAAGEKPRYNGAYRDRNEAKRDDPNRVIRLKNPLEGTVAWEDKVKGRIEIANSELDDLVIFRPDGYATYNFAVVVDDLDMGITDVVRGDDHVNNTPRQINIYRALGADVPAFSHLPMILDEQGAKLSKRTGAADVMQYRDAGYLPHALLNYLVRLGWSHGDQEIFSITEMQQLFDLKDVNAKAARLDMAKLGWLNQQYLKSDDPAEVAAHLEWHLRKDGYDLASGPAPVDVVLALRDRVQTLKDMSERAAVWYRPLRTYDDKAVAKHLKAESRAPLVDVRARFAALPAWNVEAIDAAFRETVETLGLGMGKVAQPLRVAITGTQVSPDIGHTVYLAGRDQALARIDAAIAMLPQGDAA, translated from the coding sequence ATGTCCTGCCGCACCCGTTTCGCCCCCAGCCCCACCGGTTACCTGCACATCGGCGGCGCACGCACCGCGCTGTACTGCTGGCTGGAGGCCCGCAGGCGCGGCGGTCAGTTCGTGCTCCGCATCGAGGACACCGATGCCGCGCGCAGCACCCAGGCGGCGATCGACGCCATCCTCGAGGCGATGGGCTGGCTGGGCCTGGACTACGATGAGGGTCCGATCTACCAGACCCACCGGTTGGACCGCTATGCCGAGGTCGCCGAGCAGCTGGTGGCCGCCGGCAAGGCCTACTACGCCTACGAATCGAAAGCCGAGCTCGATGAGATGCGCGAGGCGGCGATGGCCGCCGGCGAGAAGCCCCGTTACAACGGCGCCTATCGCGATCGCAACGAAGCCAAACGCGACGATCCCAACCGGGTGATCCGGCTGAAGAATCCGCTCGAGGGCACGGTGGCCTGGGAGGACAAGGTCAAGGGCCGCATCGAGATCGCCAACAGCGAGCTCGACGATCTGGTGATCTTCCGTCCCGACGGCTATGCCACCTACAACTTCGCGGTGGTGGTCGACGATCTGGACATGGGCATCACCGATGTCGTGCGCGGCGACGATCATGTCAACAACACGCCGCGCCAGATCAACATCTACCGCGCGCTCGGCGCGGATGTGCCGGCGTTCTCGCACCTGCCGATGATCCTCGACGAGCAGGGCGCCAAGCTGTCCAAGCGCACCGGCGCCGCCGATGTCATGCAGTACCGCGATGCCGGCTATCTGCCGCATGCCCTGCTCAACTATCTGGTGCGGCTGGGCTGGTCGCATGGCGACCAGGAGATCTTCTCCATTACCGAGATGCAGCAGCTGTTCGACCTCAAGGACGTCAACGCCAAGGCGGCGCGGCTGGACATGGCCAAACTCGGCTGGCTCAACCAGCAGTACCTGAAATCCGACGATCCGGCCGAAGTTGCAGCGCACCTGGAATGGCATCTGCGCAAGGACGGCTACGATCTCGCCAGCGGCCCGGCGCCGGTCGATGTGGTGCTGGCCCTGCGTGACCGCGTGCAGACGCTCAAGGACATGTCCGAACGCGCGGCGGTCTGGTACCGCCCGCTCAGGACCTATGACGACAAGGCCGTCGCCAAGCACCTGAAGGCCGAATCCCGCGCACCGCTGGTGGATGTGCGCGCGCGTTTCGCAGCCTTGCCGGCCTGGAACGTCGAGGCCATCGACGCGGCATTCCGCGAGACGGTCGAGACGCTGGGGCTGGGCATGGGCAAGGTCGCGCAGCCGCTGCGCGTGGCCATTACCGGCACGCAGGTGAGCCCCGACATCGGCCACACGGTGTATCTGGCCGGGCGCGATCAGGCGCTGGCGCGCATCGACGCGGCGATCGCGATGCTGCCGCAGGGGGACGCGGCCTGA
- a CDS encoding TonB-dependent receptor, whose protein sequence is MPHRFMPRRSRLAISVALLLPAATTLAQNQSQTHAHPTTLERVEVTATPLGGDAEDLAHPIEVLHGDALEDRKAGNLGDTLSSLPGVQSGFFGTGVGRPIIRGQEGPRVQVLSGGIGSMDASTVSADHAVGIEPFLADQIEVLKGPANLLYGSGAIGGAVNVVDGRIAREVPDRPLSGRAELRAGSGNDERSGMFRLDGVSGDNLVLHVDGLIRNTGDFDIPGFAQVPDGPDHGHDDGHDHDHDHGHGEEENAYGTLPNSSIRTRAGAVGATWFGARGHLGVALSTYRTNYGLPDGAHAHAEGDDGHDHGHGHGHDHGHDHDDGHGHGEDEHGHEDGPVRIDLAQNRIDLKGGIYDPLPFLRALNLRAAHNDYEHVELEGGLAATRFTNKGTEARLEAVQNTFNGWDGAFGLQVGHVDFSAVGEEAFVPPSVTDTLGLFVVQEKDFGPVKLEFGGRHERVEIDPAAGEGRKFDASSLSGAAIWHLSETFDLRFGADISERAPSNEELFAAGPHIATRSIEIGDADLDTERGQRLEVGLHAHTDRVEFKAAVYQTKFKRYTYLADTGVAEDGFPVRLWTQGDATFRGAEAEAKFHLVESEAGDFDLRVFGDIVRAQLDGSGTRHVHFDVPHGDHGHHYHADIEMGGNLPRIAPSRFGADINWTLGGLRAHAGAVRYQKQDRVAALEDPSPGYTLVNAGIAWRLGQADGTQWELFLDGRNLTDREARPHTSLLRDFAPLPGRMVAGGVRVFF, encoded by the coding sequence GAGGACCTGGCCCATCCGATCGAGGTGCTGCACGGGGATGCGCTCGAGGACCGCAAGGCCGGTAATCTGGGCGACACGCTGTCCTCGCTCCCGGGCGTGCAGAGCGGCTTCTTCGGTACCGGCGTGGGTCGACCGATCATCCGTGGCCAGGAAGGCCCGCGGGTGCAGGTGCTCTCCGGCGGGATCGGCAGCATGGACGCCTCGACGGTCAGCGCCGACCACGCCGTCGGCATCGAGCCCTTCCTCGCCGACCAGATCGAGGTGCTCAAGGGCCCGGCCAACCTGCTCTACGGCAGCGGCGCGATCGGCGGCGCGGTGAACGTCGTCGACGGACGCATCGCGCGCGAAGTGCCCGATCGCCCCCTCAGCGGCCGCGCCGAGTTGCGCGCAGGCAGCGGCAACGACGAGCGCAGCGGCATGTTCCGCCTCGACGGCGTCAGCGGGGACAACCTCGTGCTGCATGTCGACGGCCTGATCCGCAACACGGGCGATTTCGACATCCCGGGTTTCGCGCAGGTGCCGGACGGTCCCGACCATGGGCACGATGACGGACATGACCATGACCACGACCATGGGCACGGCGAGGAAGAGAACGCCTACGGCACCCTGCCCAACAGCTCGATCCGTACGCGCGCCGGCGCAGTCGGCGCGACCTGGTTCGGCGCGCGTGGCCATCTGGGCGTCGCGCTGAGCACCTACCGCACCAACTACGGACTGCCCGACGGTGCCCACGCCCACGCCGAAGGCGACGACGGACACGACCATGGCCATGGTCACGGGCACGACCACGGGCACGACCACGACGATGGGCATGGCCATGGCGAGGACGAGCACGGTCATGAAGACGGCCCGGTCCGCATCGATCTCGCGCAGAACCGCATCGATCTCAAGGGCGGCATCTACGATCCGCTGCCGTTCCTCAGGGCGTTGAACCTGCGCGCCGCCCACAACGACTACGAGCACGTCGAACTCGAAGGCGGCCTGGCTGCCACGCGCTTCACCAACAAGGGAACCGAGGCGCGCCTGGAAGCAGTGCAGAACACCTTCAACGGCTGGGACGGCGCCTTCGGCCTGCAGGTGGGCCATGTCGATTTCAGCGCGGTCGGCGAAGAAGCCTTCGTGCCGCCGAGCGTGACCGACACCCTGGGTCTGTTCGTCGTGCAGGAGAAGGACTTCGGCCCGGTGAAGCTCGAATTCGGCGGCCGCCACGAGCGTGTCGAGATCGATCCGGCCGCAGGCGAGGGGCGCAAGTTCGACGCGAGCAGCCTGTCGGGCGCGGCGATCTGGCATCTGTCGGAGACATTCGACCTGCGCTTCGGTGCGGACATCTCCGAGCGCGCGCCGAGCAACGAAGAACTGTTCGCGGCCGGCCCGCACATCGCGACCCGTTCGATCGAGATCGGCGACGCCGACCTCGACACCGAGCGCGGCCAGCGCCTTGAAGTGGGCCTGCATGCGCACACCGACCGCGTCGAGTTCAAGGCCGCGGTCTACCAGACGAAGTTCAAGCGCTACACCTACCTCGCCGACACCGGCGTGGCCGAAGACGGGTTCCCGGTGCGGCTGTGGACCCAGGGTGATGCGACCTTCCGCGGCGCGGAAGCCGAAGCGAAGTTCCACCTCGTCGAGTCGGAGGCTGGCGATTTCGACCTGCGGGTGTTCGGCGACATCGTGCGCGCGCAACTCGACGGCAGCGGCACGCGTCACGTGCATTTCGATGTGCCGCATGGCGACCACGGCCACCACTACCATGCCGACATCGAGATGGGCGGCAATCTCCCGCGGATCGCACCGTCGCGCTTCGGCGCCGACATCAACTGGACGCTCGGAGGCCTGCGGGCGCACGCCGGCGCGGTGCGCTACCAGAAGCAGGACCGCGTTGCGGCGCTGGAAGATCCGAGCCCCGGCTACACCCTGGTCAATGCCGGTATCGCCTGGCGCCTGGGCCAGGCCGACGGCACCCAGTGGGAACTGTTCCTCGACGGTCGCAACCTGACGGATCGCGAAGCCCGCCCGCACACCTCGCTGCTGCGCGATTTCGCGCCGCTGCCGGGGCGCATGGTCGCCGGCGGGGTCCGCGTGTTCTTCTGA
- the coaD gene encoding pantetheine-phosphate adenylyltransferase, translated as MSASRNRIAVYPGTFDPITNGHVDLVDRAAPLFETLIIGVAESPAKRPAMTMDERVELAREALAHHANIRVLGFDSLLAHFVHKVGAGVLLRGLRAVSDFEYEFQLASMNRHLIPDVETLFLTPAEQYGFISSTLVREISRLGGDVSGFVPAAVDRALRKQTQR; from the coding sequence ATGAGTGCGAGCCGCAACCGCATCGCCGTCTATCCCGGGACCTTCGATCCGATCACCAACGGCCACGTCGACCTCGTCGACCGGGCCGCGCCGTTGTTCGAGACGCTGATCATCGGCGTGGCCGAAAGTCCGGCCAAGCGGCCGGCGATGACGATGGACGAGCGGGTGGAGCTTGCGCGCGAGGCGCTCGCGCACCACGCCAATATCCGGGTCCTCGGCTTCGATTCGCTGCTCGCACATTTCGTGCACAAGGTCGGAGCCGGCGTGCTGCTGCGCGGCCTGCGCGCGGTTTCGGATTTCGAGTACGAGTTCCAGCTCGCCAGCATGAACCGCCATCTGATCCCCGACGTCGAGACCCTGTTCCTGACGCCCGCCGAGCAGTACGGCTTCATCTCCTCCACGCTGGTGCGCGAGATCTCGCGCCTCGGCGGCGACGTGTCGGGCTTCGTGCCCGCCGCGGTCGATCGCGCTTTGCGCAAACAAACGCAACGCTGA
- a CDS encoding YfhL family 4Fe-4S dicluster ferredoxin produces the protein MSLKINELCVNCDVCEPACPNQAIAQGETIYVIDPARCTECVGHFDEPQCVVVCPVECIDPDPDIPETQVQLLAKLARLRQEAS, from the coding sequence ATGTCTCTGAAGATCAACGAGCTCTGCGTCAATTGCGACGTCTGCGAGCCCGCCTGCCCGAACCAGGCCATCGCCCAGGGCGAGACCATCTACGTGATCGATCCGGCGCGCTGTACCGAATGCGTCGGCCATTTCGACGAGCCGCAATGCGTGGTCGTCTGCCCGGTCGAATGCATCGACCCCGATCCCGATATCCCCGAAACCCAGGTGCAGTTGCTCGCCAAGCTGGCGCGCCTGCGGCAGGAGGCGTCATGA
- the rsmD gene encoding 16S rRNA (guanine(966)-N(2))-methyltransferase RsmD, giving the protein MNTPRNRPSNTDRNTGPGSVRIVGGRWRGTRLDVPAVVGLRPTSDRVRETLFNWLQPALPGARVLDLFAGTGALGLEAVSRGAAHALLVERDAGLVAALIATAARLPGGDAVTVRRGDALQIAAGLPAGSVDLAFVDPPFAADLWRPALEALAPAMAADAWLYVESSSAQPAFPGGAWRLHRELQTREAHCALYRRDG; this is encoded by the coding sequence TTGAACACGCCGCGCAACCGGCCGTCGAACACCGACCGGAACACCGGTCCGGGCAGCGTGCGGATCGTCGGTGGACGCTGGCGCGGCACGCGTCTGGATGTCCCCGCGGTCGTCGGCCTGCGCCCGACCTCCGACCGCGTGCGCGAGACCCTGTTCAACTGGTTGCAGCCGGCGTTGCCGGGCGCACGGGTACTCGATCTCTTCGCCGGTACCGGCGCGCTGGGGCTGGAAGCGGTCTCCCGTGGCGCGGCGCACGCCCTGCTGGTCGAACGCGACGCGGGACTTGTCGCAGCGCTCATTGCCACGGCGGCGCGCCTGCCCGGCGGTGATGCGGTCACGGTTCGTCGCGGCGACGCGCTGCAGATCGCAGCGGGCCTGCCTGCCGGCTCCGTCGACCTCGCCTTCGTCGATCCGCCGTTCGCCGCCGATCTGTGGCGGCCCGCACTCGAAGCGCTGGCACCGGCGATGGCGGCCGACGCCTGGCTCTACGTGGAATCGTCCAGCGCGCAGCCGGCATTCCCCGGCGGAGCATGGCGCCTGCATCGCGAGCTGCAGACCCGCGAGGCGCACTGCGCGCTGTACCGGCGCGACGGCTGA
- a CDS encoding MAPEG family protein, translating into MTPRISLLIASLHVLLYLALTLRVILHRRAHAIGLGTGGDAVLTRKVRVHGNFSEYVPLGLLMLALLELAATPIPLLWAFGIALLLARVLHAIGLGGSAGYSFGRFSGALLTFATLVAMALLGVWRFAAGAMLVA; encoded by the coding sequence ATGACGCCGCGCATCTCCCTGTTGATCGCATCGCTGCACGTGCTGCTCTATCTGGCGCTGACGCTGCGCGTGATCCTGCACCGCAGGGCGCACGCGATAGGCCTGGGCACGGGCGGCGACGCGGTGCTGACCCGCAAGGTGCGCGTGCACGGCAACTTCAGCGAATACGTGCCGCTGGGGCTGCTGATGCTGGCGCTGCTGGAACTGGCGGCGACGCCGATTCCACTGCTCTGGGCGTTCGGGATCGCCCTGCTGCTCGCGCGCGTGCTGCACGCGATCGGGCTCGGTGGTTCTGCCGGCTACTCGTTCGGGCGCTTCAGCGGCGCCCTGCTGACCTTCGCCACCCTGGTCGCCATGGCACTGCTGGGCGTCTGGCGCTTCGCCGCGGGTGCCATGCTCGTGGCCTGA
- the lpxH gene encoding UDP-2,3-diacylglucosamine diphosphatase: MTTLFISDLHLDPARPEITALFLALLDGEAREADALYILGDLFESWVGDDDPSEAGAAVARHLAALKAAGVPVVFMHGNRDFLVGHEYARRAGMTLLPDPAVIDLYGRPVLLTHGDLLCTGDVEYQAVRTQVRNPQWQAQMLAQPLPVRLAFAQQARDASQARAAALRGAGTMESVTDVAPATVYEWFVRYGIDTMIHGHTHRPAIHTLRVGDRDCRRIVLGDWFEQGSVLRAHADGRLELSALSEAR, encoded by the coding sequence ATGACCACGCTCTTCATCTCCGACCTGCACCTGGATCCTGCGCGGCCGGAGATCACCGCCCTGTTCCTGGCGTTGCTGGACGGCGAGGCCCGCGAGGCCGATGCGCTGTACATCCTCGGCGACCTGTTCGAATCCTGGGTCGGGGACGACGATCCGTCGGAAGCCGGGGCCGCGGTCGCCCGGCACCTGGCCGCGCTGAAGGCCGCAGGCGTGCCGGTCGTCTTCATGCACGGCAACCGCGACTTCCTCGTCGGCCATGAGTACGCGCGCCGCGCCGGCATGACCCTGCTGCCGGACCCGGCGGTGATCGATCTCTACGGCCGCCCGGTGCTGCTAACCCATGGCGACCTGCTGTGCACGGGCGATGTCGAGTACCAGGCCGTGCGCACGCAGGTGCGCAACCCGCAATGGCAGGCGCAGATGCTCGCGCAACCGCTGCCGGTGCGCCTGGCCTTCGCCCAGCAGGCGCGCGACGCCAGCCAGGCCCGCGCGGCTGCACTGCGCGGCGCCGGCACGATGGAAAGCGTCACCGACGTCGCACCGGCCACGGTCTACGAGTGGTTCGTGCGTTACGGCATCGACACGATGATCCACGGCCACACCCACCGGCCGGCGATCCATACGCTGCGTGTCGGCGACCGGGACTGTCGGCGCATCGTGCTCGGCGACTGGTTCGAGCAGGGGTCGGTATTGCGGGCGCACGCCGACGGGCGGCTCGAACTGTCGGCGCTGTCTGAAGCCCGCTAG
- the ggt gene encoding gamma-glutamyltransferase — protein sequence MTRARIPLAGMPALLLSLLLLAVAPSCARDVRAPDVPAPVTSVAPATPPGNAVASAHALATEAGLQIMREGGNAFDAAIATSAVLSVVEPISSGLGGGGFFLLHDAKTGRDIFIDARETAPASAHADRYRDVNGEFDRDRAENGPWSAGIPGLPAAFVHVAERYGALPLSQSLAPAIRIAEDGFPVYGRLARGYQSRRAVMERYPGTRAVFLADGRAPQEGDTFRQPDLARTLRLLAERGFDGFYRGETGGKLVAGVNAEGGQWTAEDLAAYKVIEREPIRFRYRGWTVTTAPPPSSGGIAMAQMLQILEPYDLPAMDDAARAHLVVESMRRAFRDRTFYLGDPDFVDIPQRTLLSRDYAGGLRATINPDRATPSELLSGKPTPLEDEETTHFSIVDAAGNRAAVTQTVNLLFGSGLVAPGTGVLLNNEMDDFALQPGVPNAFGVMGFDANAPAPGKRPLSSMTPTFLESDERVAVLGTPGGSRIITMVLLGILGYDAGLGAQAVAALPRYHHQWLPDSISAESDTFSADTAAKLRALGHAVDLPGDRAAGGRGSSHVWGNLQTIEWNRAEGSLSGGSDPRNPVGAAKVEAVAR from the coding sequence ATGACGCGTGCCCGTATTCCGTTAGCCGGGATGCCGGCATTGCTGCTGTCGTTGTTGCTGCTGGCGGTCGCGCCGTCGTGCGCGCGCGACGTCCGCGCGCCGGACGTTCCCGCTCCGGTCACATCGGTCGCTCCGGCGACGCCGCCGGGCAATGCGGTCGCCTCGGCGCATGCGCTGGCGACCGAAGCCGGCCTGCAGATCATGCGCGAAGGCGGCAACGCCTTCGATGCCGCGATCGCGACGTCCGCAGTGCTGTCGGTGGTCGAGCCGATCTCGTCGGGGCTGGGCGGCGGCGGCTTCTTCCTGCTGCACGATGCGAAGACCGGCCGCGACATCTTCATCGACGCGCGCGAGACCGCGCCGGCCAGCGCGCATGCCGACCGCTACCGTGACGTGAACGGCGAGTTCGATCGCGACCGGGCCGAGAACGGCCCGTGGTCTGCGGGAATTCCGGGCCTTCCGGCCGCGTTCGTGCATGTCGCCGAACGTTATGGCGCCCTGCCGCTGTCGCAGTCACTGGCGCCGGCGATCCGCATCGCCGAGGACGGCTTCCCGGTCTATGGCCGTCTCGCCCGCGGTTACCAGTCGCGGCGCGCGGTGATGGAACGCTACCCCGGCACCCGCGCGGTGTTCCTCGCCGACGGTCGTGCCCCGCAGGAGGGCGACACGTTCCGCCAGCCCGATCTGGCGCGGACGCTGCGCCTGCTGGCCGAGCGCGGTTTCGACGGCTTCTACCGCGGCGAGACCGGCGGCAAGCTCGTCGCTGGCGTGAATGCCGAGGGTGGCCAGTGGACCGCGGAGGACCTCGCCGCCTACAAGGTGATCGAACGTGAGCCGATCCGCTTCCGGTACCGCGGCTGGACCGTGACCACCGCGCCGCCACCGTCTTCGGGTGGCATCGCCATGGCGCAGATGCTGCAGATCCTCGAACCCTATGATCTGCCGGCCATGGACGATGCCGCGCGTGCGCATCTGGTGGTCGAATCGATGCGCCGCGCCTTCCGCGACCGCACCTTCTATCTGGGCGACCCCGATTTCGTCGACATTCCGCAGCGCACCCTGCTCAGCCGCGACTATGCCGGCGGCTTGCGCGCGACGATCAACCCCGACAGGGCGACGCCGAGCGAGCTGTTGTCGGGCAAGCCGACACCGCTGGAAGACGAGGAGACCACGCACTTCTCGATCGTCGACGCCGCCGGCAACCGGGCGGCCGTCACGCAGACGGTGAACCTGCTGTTTGGCAGCGGCCTGGTCGCGCCGGGCACCGGCGTGCTGCTCAACAACGAGATGGACGATTTCGCGCTGCAGCCCGGCGTGCCGAACGCGTTCGGCGTGATGGGTTTCGATGCCAACGCGCCCGCGCCGGGCAAGCGTCCGCTGAGTTCGATGACGCCGACGTTCCTCGAATCGGACGAGCGGGTGGCCGTGCTCGGCACGCCCGGCGGCAGCCGCATCATCACGATGGTGCTGCTGGGCATCCTCGGCTACGACGCCGGCCTCGGCGCGCAGGCGGTCGCGGCGCTGCCGCGCTACCACCACCAGTGGCTGCCGGACAGCATCTCGGCCGAGTCCGACACGTTCTCAGCCGACACCGCCGCGAAGCTGCGCGCTCTCGGTCATGCCGTCGATCTGCCGGGTGACCGCGCTGCGGGTGGACGCGGGTCGAGCCATGTCTGGGGCAACCTGCAGACGATCGAGTGGAACCGCGCCGAAGGCAGCCTCAGTGGCGGCAGCGACCCGCGCAATCCGGTCGGCGCCGCGAAGGTGGAGGCGGTCGCGCGCTGA
- a CDS encoding MBL fold metallo-hydrolase, with the protein MKLWSIEGNSQKLDGGSMFGNAPRAMWTKWATPDDLNRIPLATRGLLATPLNGKTVLFETGIGAFFEPKLRERFGVQEDRHVLLDSLRAAGFEHTDIDVVVLSHLHFDHAGGLLAPWEEGRAPELLFPNATFVLSTPHWLRAQRPHPRDRASFIPGLCELLEATGRLEFVEGARAPSLGDAVRFHHSDGHTPGMMLAEILGPRMQDDGLAHGGVVFCADLVPGLPWVHVPITMGYDRYPELIIDEKLGFLADMAAREVRLFLTHDPGTALAQVVRGDDGRFSATRTSATLIARELHAEASS; encoded by the coding sequence ATGAAACTGTGGTCGATCGAAGGTAATTCGCAGAAGCTCGACGGCGGTTCGATGTTCGGCAACGCGCCGCGCGCGATGTGGACGAAGTGGGCCACGCCCGACGATCTCAACCGTATTCCGCTGGCGACGCGCGGGCTGCTGGCCACACCACTCAACGGCAAGACCGTGCTGTTCGAGACGGGCATCGGCGCGTTCTTCGAGCCCAAGCTGCGCGAGCGCTTCGGCGTGCAGGAAGACCGGCACGTGCTGCTGGATTCGCTGCGCGCCGCCGGTTTCGAGCACACCGACATCGATGTCGTCGTGCTCAGCCACCTGCACTTCGACCACGCCGGCGGCCTGCTGGCGCCGTGGGAGGAAGGGCGGGCGCCCGAGTTGCTGTTCCCCAATGCGACCTTCGTGCTCTCGACGCCGCACTGGCTGCGGGCGCAGCGCCCGCATCCTCGCGACCGCGCGAGCTTCATTCCCGGGCTCTGTGAACTGCTGGAGGCGACGGGGCGGCTGGAGTTCGTCGAAGGCGCGCGCGCGCCGTCGCTGGGCGATGCGGTGCGCTTCCATCACAGCGATGGGCATACGCCTGGAATGATGCTGGCCGAGATCCTGGGCCCCCGCATGCAGGACGACGGTCTGGCCCACGGCGGGGTGGTGTTCTGCGCCGATCTCGTGCCCGGGCTGCCCTGGGTGCACGTGCCGATCACCATGGGCTACGACCGCTACCCGGAACTGATCATCGACGAGAAGCTGGGCTTTCTCGCCGACATGGCCGCGCGCGAGGTGCGCCTGTTCCTGACCCATGATCCCGGTACCGCGCTCGCGCAGGTGGTGCGGGGCGACGACGGGCGCTTCTCGGCCACCCGTACCAGCGCGACGCTGATCGCGCGGGAGCTGCATGCGGAGGCCTCGTCATGA